A stretch of the Papaver somniferum cultivar HN1 chromosome 6, ASM357369v1, whole genome shotgun sequence genome encodes the following:
- the LOC113290336 gene encoding magnesium transporter MRS2-I-like, translating into MDTPKKNTASSGSWISLDCTGKATVLDVDITHRVHIHARDLRILDPLLSYPSDILGRESAIVVNLEHIKAIITAEEVLLRDLTDRDNVIPIVEELTKRLLPRGKENEFPFEFRALEVALEAICNFLDARTTELKIAAYPASDELKSKISSRSLDRVRKLIKSEMRGLTARVKKVRDELEKLLKDDGNTADLYLSRKTASSSPIRASRRGSAAAFCRDENDVKELKMLLEPYFIQADGTLNKLATLREKIDVTNENRKNQLKQLKLILECGTFCVGMYSVVPGIFGMNIPFKWDHDPNGFMFKWVIIVPVVVCASLFALIISYARHKGLGSL; encoded by the coding sequence ATGGATACACCAAAGAAAAATACAGCATCATCAGGAAGTTGGATATCATTAGATTGTACCGGTAAAGCTACTGTTTTAGATGTTGATATTACGCATAGAGTTCATATTCATGCAAGAGATTTGCGGATTCTGGATCCTTTATTATCTTATCCATCTGACATCTTAGGAAGAGAAAGCGCCATTGTTGTTAATTTAGAGCATATCAAAGCTATAATAACTGCAGAAGAGGTGTTGCTTCGAGATCTAACAGATCGTGATAATGTGATTCCCATTGTTGAGGAACTTACAAAGAGGCTGCTTCCCCGAGGCAAAGAAAATGAATTTCCCTTTGAGTTCCGGGCCTTAGAAGTAGCATTGGAAGCTATTTGTAATTTCCTCGATGCCCGTACAACAGAACTGAAGATTGCTGCTTATCCAGCATCAGATGAGCTGAAATCCAAGATTAGCAGTCGCAGCTTGGATCGTGTTCGTAAATTGATCAAGAGTGAAATGAGGGGATTGACTGCACGCGTGAAAAAGGTTAGAGATGAGCTTGAAAAACTTTTGAAAGATGACGGCAACACGGCGGATCTTTACTTATCGAGGAAAACGGCATCATCATCACCCATCAGAGCAAGCCGCAGGGGAAGTGCTGCAGCATTTTGTAGAGATGAGAATGATGTTAAGGAGCTTAAAATGTTGCTCGAGCCATACTTCATTCAAGCTGACGGAACCTTGAACAAATTGGCCACACTACGTGAAAAAATTGATGTCACCAATGAGAATCGCAAAAATCAGTTGAAACAGTTGAAGCTCATCTTAGAATGTGGCACTTTTTGCGTCGGGATGTATTCTGTGGTGCCTGGGATATTTGGCATGAATATCCCGTTTAAATGGGATCATGACCCAAATGGCTTCATGTTTAAATGGGTGATTATTGTCCCAGTAGTGGTATGTGCATCCCTTTTCGCACTGATTATCTCGTATGCGCGCCACAAGGGTCTTGGGTCTTTATAG
- the LOC113290337 gene encoding magnesium transporter MRS2-I-like, with translation MQRVEIHARDLHMVDPLTPSTILGREKAILVNLEHIKAIITAEEVLLRDLTNDDDDNVISPVVDELKSRLGKQDDESPFEFRALEIALKVICSFLDDRAAELETAAYPRLDELRSKPSTSSLDCVHKLCGYRNMDHHVGIWKT, from the coding sequence ATGCAAAGAGTTGAGATTCATGCAAGAGATTTGCATATGGTTGATCCTTTAACGCCTTCTACCATCTTAGGCAGGGAAAAAGCAATTCTTGTTAATTTAGAGCATATTAAAGCCATAATCACAGCAGAAGAGGTATTGCTTCGAGATCTAACgaacgatgatgatgataatgttattagTCCCGTGGTTGATGAACTTAAAAGCCGCCTGGGCAAACAAGATGATGAGTCTCCCTTTGAGTTTCGGGCTTTAGAAATAGCACTGAAAGTTATTTGTAGTTTTCTTGATGACCGTGCGGCAGAATTAGAGACTGCAGCCTATCCAAGATTAGATGAGCTAAGATCCAAGCCTAGTACTAGCAGCTTGGACTGTGTTCATAAACTGTGTGGATACCGAAATATGGATCACCACGTGGGCATATGGAAGACGTGA
- the LOC113286705 gene encoding protein DMR6-LIKE OXYGENASE 2-like encodes MGIMIKDLIESTDLISVSNSKHALPAKVEDLTTLAEESVEQVALPIIDFSLLTSGSPDQRSKIVEELRNACLHWGFFMVVNHGVPQSLKEELINSCMNFFDLSLEEKSVYEGENASDPCILDPIICGTNFNPASRSVSFWRDYLRVLVHPVFNSPVKPEALSEGLREYSNRSREIMKELTRAIMEGLELEEENIEESLELNSGVQKFSANLYPPCPQPELAIGLPPHADRGLLTLLIQNDVGGLQIKNKGKWVAVNAIPNSIMVNIGDHMEILSNGKYKAVLHRAVVNNKETRISLVMTNGPSTETYVT; translated from the exons ATGGGTATTATGATCAAAGACTTGATTGAATCAACTGATCTCATTTCTGTTTCTAATTCCAAACATGCACTCCCTGCAAAAGTCGAGGATCTCACTACGTTAGCTGAAGAATCTGTGGAGCAAGTTGCTCTACCCATAATTGATTTCTCACTCCTCACTTCGGGTTCCCCAGACCAGCGGTCTAAGATAGTCGAAGAGCTTCGAAATGCATGTCTGCATTGGGGATTCTTCATG GTGGTTAATCATGGAGTTCCACAGAGTTTGAAAGAGGAATTGATCAACTCCTGCATGAATTTCTTCGACTTAAGTCTGGAAGAAAAGTCGGTTTACGAGGGAGAGAATGCGTCAGACCCTTGCATTTTGGACCCAATTATATGTGGAACCAATTTTAACCCTGCCTCTAGGAGTGTCTCCTTTTGGAGGGATTATCTTAGAGTTTTAGTGCATCCAGTGTTTAATTCCCCTGTTAAACCCGAGGCTTTGAG TGAGGGTTTAAGGGAGTACAGTAATAGATCAAGAGAAATAATGAAAGAACTTACTAGAGCAATAATGGAGGGACTTGAATTAGAGGAAGAAAACATCGAAGAGTCCCTTGAACTAAATTCTGGTGTTCAAAAGTTTTCTGCAAATCTCTACCCTCCTTGCCCACAGCCTGAACTAGCAATTGGTTTGCCCCCACATGCTGATCGCGGTCTCTTAACCCTACTCATCCAGAATGACGTTGGTGGATTGCAAATTAAGAACAAGGGAAAATGGGTTGCGGTGAATGCAATTCCGAACTCTATCATGGTTAACATTGGTGATCATATGGAG ATACTGAGCAACGGGAAGTATAAGGCCGTGCTTCATCgagctgtggtgaacaacaaggAAACAAGAATATCTTTGGTTATGACAAATGGACCCTCAACTGAAACTTACGTAACTTAA